A genomic segment from Cyanobium sp. NIES-981 encodes:
- the istA gene encoding IS21 family transposase: MSKRRAGSRQEVAAAAAGISVSSAHRIDAGRLQPKAAKPRTRRRPDPLAEVWEPLLLPLLERHPALTPTTLLEHLQEQKPDQDWSSVKRTLQRRVQQWKALHGPAPEVMFPLAYQPGEIGFCDFTRVKRVAITLRGQPFPHLLFHYRLAWSGWAYGQIVHGGESFVALSEGLQNALAACGGVPRELRTDRLSAASRNRDGSYALDITPRYQALCAHYGLSPSRNNRGVAHENGIVEGPNGHVKRRLEQKLILRGSCDFEEPAEYGELLAEVFSALNAPRQRRYEQELEHLAPLPAFRFADYERLTVRVRSTSTIEVRQVIYSVPPTLIGRQVTVRLHHDRLVVFLGSGWVCQLPRAYGAAGEKRAWCIDLEHLIDGLRAKPRALLHCRYQRHLFPDQRWWEFWQQLLAGGERDGAARLMAEALYVAVRVASFELVLAFLEQAQRRQSLSLSALQQRFRVPPRCPSLPDPVIPQHLLASYDHLVPAAALTGGGSGPAAAAQTTQAGAVSQPLAAAGRAG; the protein is encoded by the coding sequence ATGTCCAAACGACGAGCCGGCAGCCGCCAGGAGGTGGCTGCCGCAGCGGCGGGCATCTCGGTGAGCAGTGCCCACCGCATTGATGCAGGCCGCCTCCAACCCAAAGCCGCCAAGCCCCGCACCAGGCGCCGACCCGATCCATTGGCGGAGGTCTGGGAACCACTCTTACTGCCGCTGCTGGAGCGCCATCCAGCGCTCACGCCCACCACCCTGCTGGAGCACCTGCAGGAGCAAAAGCCTGATCAGGACTGGAGTTCGGTGAAACGCACCCTGCAGCGGCGGGTACAGCAGTGGAAGGCACTGCATGGCCCGGCGCCGGAGGTGATGTTCCCGCTGGCCTACCAGCCCGGCGAGATCGGCTTCTGCGACTTCACCCGGGTGAAACGGGTGGCGATCACCCTGCGCGGACAACCGTTCCCCCACCTTCTCTTTCACTACCGCCTGGCCTGGAGCGGCTGGGCCTACGGGCAGATCGTCCACGGCGGAGAGAGTTTCGTGGCCCTCTCCGAGGGTCTGCAGAACGCCCTGGCCGCCTGCGGTGGGGTGCCCAGAGAGCTGCGCACCGATCGGCTCTCGGCCGCCAGCCGCAACCGGGATGGCAGCTACGCCCTCGACATCACCCCCCGCTACCAGGCCCTGTGTGCCCACTACGGCCTGTCCCCCAGCCGCAACAACCGGGGTGTGGCCCACGAGAACGGCATCGTCGAGGGACCCAACGGCCATGTGAAACGGCGGCTGGAGCAGAAGCTGATCCTGCGCGGCAGCTGTGATTTCGAGGAGCCGGCCGAATACGGCGAGCTTCTCGCTGAGGTGTTCAGCGCCCTCAACGCCCCCCGGCAACGGCGCTACGAGCAGGAGCTGGAGCATCTGGCCCCTCTGCCGGCGTTCCGCTTTGCCGACTACGAGCGGCTCACGGTGCGGGTGCGGAGCACCAGCACGATCGAGGTGAGGCAGGTGATCTACTCGGTGCCGCCCACCCTGATCGGCCGTCAGGTCACGGTGCGGCTGCACCACGACCGGCTGGTGGTGTTCCTGGGCAGCGGCTGGGTCTGCCAGCTCCCGCGCGCCTATGGCGCCGCAGGTGAGAAGCGGGCCTGGTGCATCGATCTGGAGCACCTGATCGATGGCCTGCGGGCCAAGCCCCGGGCCCTGCTCCATTGCCGCTACCAGCGCCACCTGTTCCCGGATCAGCGCTGGTGGGAGTTCTGGCAGCAGTTGCTGGCCGGCGGTGAGCGTGACGGTGCGGCCCGGCTGATGGCGGAGGCCCTGTATGTGGCGGTGCGGGTGGCCTCGTTTGAGTTGGTGCTCGCCTTCCTGGAGCAGGCCCAGCGCCGCCAGTCCCTGTCCCTCTCGGCTCTGCAGCAGCGCTTTCGCGTGCCGCCCCGCTGCCCGAGCCTCCCCGATCCCGTCATTCCCCAACACCTGCTGGCCTCCTATGACCACCTCGTCCCCGCTGCCGCGCTCACAGGCGGTGGAAGCGGCCCTGCCGCTGCTGCTCAAACAACTCAA